A genomic window from Scophthalmus maximus strain ysfricsl-2021 chromosome 17, ASM2237912v1, whole genome shotgun sequence includes:
- the ubn2b gene encoding ubinuclein-2b isoform X1, giving the protein MAEPRKVPFVTIHSFNTSPPAPESGKKRRREDEAVDITSGKDGGGSASAAEAEVAGSGGGGGGGGGALFGNTTGGDADSGETRPTVRLHLPLTEPNERGSAEFNYGELVHSTVSTQVKKIAVTTAPKGLAPPLDPSDPFADDEKERREVEELAKKFESKYGGAPKKKKRDRMQDLIDIGYGYDETDPFIDNSEAYDELVPASLTTKHGGFYINTGTLQFRAASDSEGENAGTEDNHFKKVKDGEERVIKKRRKKPDGILEEKKPRKIKVPKSGVSSLNVHRPEKKKRKKLMKDSIHLANMLRRFTREKEEMRKKNPVAAVLPRPNTKVPNANSALLNAHPKAAGGNDCNMADLSADQTVMSLLGSANNDILQDMMGDLDFGMLDSPQPSSPAQGENGSFGMGHKAGVGRVPQGSVMPPPPLPSGLPGPLAKRIEDLRAASRLFDEEGRKKFFTLDMNNILLDIELQVQEQPSEVRSAVYSHLEAFVPCNKEALLKRLKKLSLNIQDDRLRAPLLKLKLAVCSVMPEQIARFNMDCIAKVAKQQSGEGEKNGSEDDDEEKPGKRVMGPRKKFIWDDKLRLLLCNLVRVKLSCYELEGKNTLSLEDYLKAFMETEVKLLWPKGWMQARMLFKESIMAHGHLTGYTAKKKMVTTPKAKPKEAVWVRPTPSAGATPSPAAQVAKRPPPSPSEPICLDSLDEDLTAPSLDSISQALAILGNAAKGLAQGDSPPSPDRSRAATNPSSLHASPLIQQQQKKNVVSTPTQAHYISTSSPSSASLSRTPSITSSPLPSVRVDAMGLVKGMTQAHRHSVLNTQRPLGVAKANMPASASPPKPRPPPTASPLVAPGSKTGVSTPPSGLLKGSNNNKANSGDTLILTSPQSRQNTLSSPSLMTPKTYQTPPRMTHTPQSKMSPSLSLTLPGVQPRPQSNFITPMHATLTKSTHSSIPPIVKLTPRTPNPVVTISASPSNSQNPRSQATPTIHRYSPQTPTGFRPPFSGAQGGAIKPGQGSYTSPGSQKTPNNNSTNNNTSLINASSISKHSGSSASPTVASASPGQRQRPGSGTPQGAKSVMSVSSSSVSSQLPQVSTAGSGGLLGSTASLPLGFGMLGGLVPVSLPFQFPSLLNLPTLATAGSSSAASGSAASSNASFSTLTQNLYKSLQSGSQVALPPHLQLAFSDVSQSQGGDAKRKTL; this is encoded by the exons ATGGCAGAGCCGAGGAAAGTGCCGTTCGTCACCATCCACTCCTTCAACACGTCGCCGCCGGCCCCGGAGTCCGGCAAGAAGCGCCGCCGCGAAGACGAGGCCGTCGACATCACTTCGGGGAAAGATGGAGGTGGAAGTGCCTcggcggcggaggcggaggTGGCGGGGTCaggaggtggcggcggcggcggcggcggcgcgctgTTCGGCAACACGACGGGAGGCGACGCCGACAGCGGCGAGACGAGACCCACCGTGCGCCTCCACCTACCGCTCACCGAGCCCAACGAGCGGGGCTCCGCCGAGTTCAACTACGGCGAGTTGGTCCACTCGACCGTTTCTACTCAG GTAAAAAAGATCGCAGTTACAACAGCACCTAAAGGACTCGCTCCTCCGCTGGACCCCAGCGACCCCTTTGCTGATGATGAGAAGGAAAGACGAGAGGTTGAGGAGCTGGCCAAGAAATTTGAGAGCAAATAT GGTGGTGccccgaagaagaagaagagggacagGATGCAGGATCTCATTGATATTGGTTATGGCTATGACGAGACAGACCCCTTCATAGACAATTCCGAGGCT TATGATGAGCTGGTGCCCGCCTCTCTCACCACCAAACATGGAGGCTTCTACATCAACACAGGCACTCTGCAGTTCAGAGCAGCGTCTGACTCCGAGGGAGAGAACGCAGGCACGGAGGATAATCACTTTAAG AAGGTGAAAGATGGTGAAGAGCGGGTGATAAAGAAACGGCGGAAAAAGCCAGACGGCATTCTTGAGGAAAAGAAACCCAGGAAGATCAAAGTACCAAAGTCTGG AGTTTCATCCCTGAATGTCCATCGgccggagaagaagaagaggaagaagctgaTGAAGGATTCCATCCACCTGGCCAACATGCTGCGTCGCTTCACCcgggagaaggaggagatgcGTAAGAAGAATCCAGTTGCTGCTGTTCTACCACGGCCCAACACCAAAGTGCCCAACGCCAACAGTGCGCTCCTAAACGCCCACCCGAAGGCCGCCGGCGGCAACGACTGCAACATGGCTGACCTGAGCGCCGACCagactgtgatgtcactgctggGTTCGGCCAACAACGACATACTGCAGGACATGATGGGAGACCTGGACTTTGGGATGCTGGACTCCCCGCAGCCCTCCAGCCCAGCGCAGGGAGAGAACGGCTCCTTTGGGATGGGACATAAAGCAGGCGTGGGCCGAGTGCCTCAGGGTAGTGTgatgcccccccctcctctgcccagCGGGCTGCCGGGCCCGCTCGCCAAGCGCATCGAAGACCTGAGAGCG GCGTCCCGTCTGTTCGATGAAGAGGGCAGGAAGAAGTTCTTCACGTTGGACATGAACAACATCCTACTGGA tatcgAGTTACAGGTTCAGGAGCAGCCTTCAGAGGTGCGTTCAGCCGTCTACTCTCACCTCGAGGCCTTTGTGCCCTGTAATAAAGAAGCTCTGCTCAAACGCCTCAAGAAGCTCAGCCTCAACATACAG GATGACCGTCTTCGCGCGCCCCTGCTGAAGCTGAAACTGGCAGTGTGCAGCGTGATGCCAGAGCAGATCGCTCGATTCAACATGGACTGTATCGCCAAAGTGGCAAA GCAGCAGtctggggagggagagaagaatgggtcggaggacgacgacgaggagaaACCAGGGAAGAGGGTGATGGGGCCTCGGAAGAAGTTCATCTGGGACGACAAACTAAG gttGCTGCTGTGTAACCTGGTGCGGGTGAAGCTGAGCTGCTACGAGCTGGAGGGTAAGAACACGCTGTCTCTGGAGGACTACCTCAAGGCCTTCATGGAGACCGAAGTGAAACTTCTCTGGCCGAAGGGCTGGATGCAGGCCAG gaTGCTGTTCAAAGAGAGCATCATGGCTCATGGTCACCTCACAGGCTACAC AGCAAAGAAGAAGATGGTCACTACTCCCAAGGCCAAGCCAAAG GAGGCTGTTTGGGTTCGGCCCACACCTTCAGCTGGTGCCACTCCTTCCCCCGCTGCCCAGGTTGCCAAGCGACCGCCTCCGTCACCGTCTGAGCCCATATGTCTCGATTCCCTCGACGAGGATCTGACAGCTCCGTCCCTGGACTCCATCTCCCAGGCCCTCGCCATCCTCGGCAACGCAGCCAAGGGCCTGGCCCAGGGGGACAGCCCCCCGTCCCCGGACAGATCCAGGGCGGCCAccaacccctcctccctccacgcCTCCCCTctcattcagcagcagcagaagaagaacgTCGTCAGCACTCCCACACAAGCTCATTACATCTCTACCTCTtcgccctcctccgcctctctgTCTCGGACCCCCTCCATCACGTCCTCTCCCCTGCCCTCCGTGAGGGTGGATGCGATGGGGCTCGTCAAGGGCATGACTCAGGCGCACAGACACTCAGTTTTGAACACTCAGAGACCCTTGGGTGTAGCAAAAGCCAACATGCCTGCCTCAGCGTCACCACCTAAACCACGCCCACCACCCACCGCGTCTCCGCTTGTGGCCCCAGGATCGAAGACCGGCGTCTCCACTCCCCCGTCCGGCCTCCTCAAAggcagcaataataataaagccaACAGCGGCGACACCCTCATCCTCACATCGCCTCAGTCTCGGcaaaacacactttcatcaCCCTCGCTCATGACCCCCAAAACCTACCAGACGCCGCCTCGCATGACCCACACCCCGCAGAGTAAaatgtccccctccctctctctgacgCTTCCCGGTGTTCAGCCCCGGCCGCAGTCTAACTTCATCACCCCTATGCACGCCACTCTCACCAAGTCCACACACAGCAGTATCCCACCTATTGTCAAACTCACCCCACGCACTCCCAACCCTGTTGTCACCATCTCTGCCTCACCCTCTAACTCTCAAAACCCCAGGTCTCAGGCAACCCCCACCATACACCGGTACTCCCCCCAAACCCCCACAGGGTTCCGCCCGCCGTTCTCAGGTGCCCAAGGAGGAGCAATCAAGCCAGGTCAAGGCAGCTACACTTCTCCAGGCAGCCAGAAGacccccaacaacaacagcaccaacaacaacaccagccTTATTAACGCTTCATCCATAAGCAAGCATTCAGGGTCCAGTGCCTCACCCACGGTGGCCTCTGCCAGCCCGGGCCAGCGTCAGAGGCCTGGGAGTGGGACACCTCAGGGGGCCAAGTCTGTCATGTCAGTTTCATCATCATCCGTCTCTTCTCAGTTGCCACAG GTCTCCACAGCAGGTAGCGGCGGTCTGCTCGGCTCGACTGCGTCCCTCCCCCTCGGGTTCGGGATGCTGGGCGGCCTGGTGCCCGTGTCCTTGCCCTTCCAGTTCCCCTCCCTGCTCAACCTGCCCACGCTGGCCACAGCGGGCTCCAGTTCAGCAGCCAGCGGCTCCGCAGCCAGTAGCAATGCATCGTTCTCCACCCTGACCCAGA ATCTGTATAAGAGTCTCCAGTCAGGGTCTCAGGTTGCTCTGCCTCCTCACTTGCAGCTCGCTTTCTCAG ATGTCAGTCAAAGCCAAGGAGGAGACGCCAAGAGGAAAACTCTATGA
- the ubn2b gene encoding ubinuclein-2b isoform X2, producing the protein MAEPRKVPFVTIHSFNTSPPAPESGKKRRREDEAVDITSGKDGGGSASAAEAEVAGSGGGGGGGGGALFGNTTGGDADSGETRPTVRLHLPLTEPNERGSAEFNYGELVHSTVSTQVKKIAVTTAPKGLAPPLDPSDPFADDEKERREVEELAKKFESKYGGAPKKKKRDRMQDLIDIGYGYDETDPFIDNSEAYDELVPASLTTKHGGFYINTGTLQFRAASDSEGENAGTEDNHFKKVKDGEERVIKKRRKKPDGILEEKKPRKIKVPKSGVSSLNVHRPEKKKRKKLMKDSIHLANMLRRFTREKEEMRKKNPVAAVLPRPNTKVPNANSALLNAHPKAAGGNDCNMADLSADQTVMSLLGSANNDILQDMMGDLDFGMLDSPQPSSPAQGENGSFGMGHKAGVGRVPQGSVMPPPPLPSGLPGPLAKRIEDLRAASRLFDEEGRKKFFTLDMNNILLDIELQVQEQPSEVRSAVYSHLEAFVPCNKEALLKRLKKLSLNIQDDRLRAPLLKLKLAVCSVMPEQIARFNMDCIAKVAKQQSGEGEKNGSEDDDEEKPGKRVMGPRKKFIWDDKLRLLLCNLVRVKLSCYELEGKNTLSLEDYLKAFMETEVKLLWPKGWMQARMLFKESIMAHGHLTGYTAKKKMVTTPKAKPKEAVWVRPTPSAGATPSPAAQVAKRPPPSPSEPICLDSLDEDLTAPSLDSISQALAILGNAAKGLAQGDSPPSPDRSRAATNPSSLHASPLIQQQQKKNVVSTPTQAHYISTSSPSSASLSRTPSITSSPLPSVRVDAMGLVKGMTQAHRHSVLNTQRPLGVAKANMPASASPPKPRPPPTASPLVAPGSKTGVSTPPSGLLKGSNNNKANSGDTLILTSPQSRQNTLSSPSLMTPKTYQTPPRMTHTPQSKMSPSLSLTLPGVQPRPQSNFITPMHATLTKSTHSSIPPIVKLTPRTPNPVVTISASPSNSQNPRSQATPTIHRYSPQTPTGFRPPFSGAQGGAIKPGQGSYTSPGSQKTPNNNSTNNNTSLINASSISKHSGSSASPTVASASPGQRQRPGSGTPQGAKSVMSVSSSSVSSQLPQVSTAGSGGLLGSTASLPLGFGMLGGLVPVSLPFQFPSLLNLPTLATAGSSSAASGSAASSNASFSTLTQNVSQSQGGDAKRKTL; encoded by the exons ATGGCAGAGCCGAGGAAAGTGCCGTTCGTCACCATCCACTCCTTCAACACGTCGCCGCCGGCCCCGGAGTCCGGCAAGAAGCGCCGCCGCGAAGACGAGGCCGTCGACATCACTTCGGGGAAAGATGGAGGTGGAAGTGCCTcggcggcggaggcggaggTGGCGGGGTCaggaggtggcggcggcggcggcggcggcgcgctgTTCGGCAACACGACGGGAGGCGACGCCGACAGCGGCGAGACGAGACCCACCGTGCGCCTCCACCTACCGCTCACCGAGCCCAACGAGCGGGGCTCCGCCGAGTTCAACTACGGCGAGTTGGTCCACTCGACCGTTTCTACTCAG GTAAAAAAGATCGCAGTTACAACAGCACCTAAAGGACTCGCTCCTCCGCTGGACCCCAGCGACCCCTTTGCTGATGATGAGAAGGAAAGACGAGAGGTTGAGGAGCTGGCCAAGAAATTTGAGAGCAAATAT GGTGGTGccccgaagaagaagaagagggacagGATGCAGGATCTCATTGATATTGGTTATGGCTATGACGAGACAGACCCCTTCATAGACAATTCCGAGGCT TATGATGAGCTGGTGCCCGCCTCTCTCACCACCAAACATGGAGGCTTCTACATCAACACAGGCACTCTGCAGTTCAGAGCAGCGTCTGACTCCGAGGGAGAGAACGCAGGCACGGAGGATAATCACTTTAAG AAGGTGAAAGATGGTGAAGAGCGGGTGATAAAGAAACGGCGGAAAAAGCCAGACGGCATTCTTGAGGAAAAGAAACCCAGGAAGATCAAAGTACCAAAGTCTGG AGTTTCATCCCTGAATGTCCATCGgccggagaagaagaagaggaagaagctgaTGAAGGATTCCATCCACCTGGCCAACATGCTGCGTCGCTTCACCcgggagaaggaggagatgcGTAAGAAGAATCCAGTTGCTGCTGTTCTACCACGGCCCAACACCAAAGTGCCCAACGCCAACAGTGCGCTCCTAAACGCCCACCCGAAGGCCGCCGGCGGCAACGACTGCAACATGGCTGACCTGAGCGCCGACCagactgtgatgtcactgctggGTTCGGCCAACAACGACATACTGCAGGACATGATGGGAGACCTGGACTTTGGGATGCTGGACTCCCCGCAGCCCTCCAGCCCAGCGCAGGGAGAGAACGGCTCCTTTGGGATGGGACATAAAGCAGGCGTGGGCCGAGTGCCTCAGGGTAGTGTgatgcccccccctcctctgcccagCGGGCTGCCGGGCCCGCTCGCCAAGCGCATCGAAGACCTGAGAGCG GCGTCCCGTCTGTTCGATGAAGAGGGCAGGAAGAAGTTCTTCACGTTGGACATGAACAACATCCTACTGGA tatcgAGTTACAGGTTCAGGAGCAGCCTTCAGAGGTGCGTTCAGCCGTCTACTCTCACCTCGAGGCCTTTGTGCCCTGTAATAAAGAAGCTCTGCTCAAACGCCTCAAGAAGCTCAGCCTCAACATACAG GATGACCGTCTTCGCGCGCCCCTGCTGAAGCTGAAACTGGCAGTGTGCAGCGTGATGCCAGAGCAGATCGCTCGATTCAACATGGACTGTATCGCCAAAGTGGCAAA GCAGCAGtctggggagggagagaagaatgggtcggaggacgacgacgaggagaaACCAGGGAAGAGGGTGATGGGGCCTCGGAAGAAGTTCATCTGGGACGACAAACTAAG gttGCTGCTGTGTAACCTGGTGCGGGTGAAGCTGAGCTGCTACGAGCTGGAGGGTAAGAACACGCTGTCTCTGGAGGACTACCTCAAGGCCTTCATGGAGACCGAAGTGAAACTTCTCTGGCCGAAGGGCTGGATGCAGGCCAG gaTGCTGTTCAAAGAGAGCATCATGGCTCATGGTCACCTCACAGGCTACAC AGCAAAGAAGAAGATGGTCACTACTCCCAAGGCCAAGCCAAAG GAGGCTGTTTGGGTTCGGCCCACACCTTCAGCTGGTGCCACTCCTTCCCCCGCTGCCCAGGTTGCCAAGCGACCGCCTCCGTCACCGTCTGAGCCCATATGTCTCGATTCCCTCGACGAGGATCTGACAGCTCCGTCCCTGGACTCCATCTCCCAGGCCCTCGCCATCCTCGGCAACGCAGCCAAGGGCCTGGCCCAGGGGGACAGCCCCCCGTCCCCGGACAGATCCAGGGCGGCCAccaacccctcctccctccacgcCTCCCCTctcattcagcagcagcagaagaagaacgTCGTCAGCACTCCCACACAAGCTCATTACATCTCTACCTCTtcgccctcctccgcctctctgTCTCGGACCCCCTCCATCACGTCCTCTCCCCTGCCCTCCGTGAGGGTGGATGCGATGGGGCTCGTCAAGGGCATGACTCAGGCGCACAGACACTCAGTTTTGAACACTCAGAGACCCTTGGGTGTAGCAAAAGCCAACATGCCTGCCTCAGCGTCACCACCTAAACCACGCCCACCACCCACCGCGTCTCCGCTTGTGGCCCCAGGATCGAAGACCGGCGTCTCCACTCCCCCGTCCGGCCTCCTCAAAggcagcaataataataaagccaACAGCGGCGACACCCTCATCCTCACATCGCCTCAGTCTCGGcaaaacacactttcatcaCCCTCGCTCATGACCCCCAAAACCTACCAGACGCCGCCTCGCATGACCCACACCCCGCAGAGTAAaatgtccccctccctctctctgacgCTTCCCGGTGTTCAGCCCCGGCCGCAGTCTAACTTCATCACCCCTATGCACGCCACTCTCACCAAGTCCACACACAGCAGTATCCCACCTATTGTCAAACTCACCCCACGCACTCCCAACCCTGTTGTCACCATCTCTGCCTCACCCTCTAACTCTCAAAACCCCAGGTCTCAGGCAACCCCCACCATACACCGGTACTCCCCCCAAACCCCCACAGGGTTCCGCCCGCCGTTCTCAGGTGCCCAAGGAGGAGCAATCAAGCCAGGTCAAGGCAGCTACACTTCTCCAGGCAGCCAGAAGacccccaacaacaacagcaccaacaacaacaccagccTTATTAACGCTTCATCCATAAGCAAGCATTCAGGGTCCAGTGCCTCACCCACGGTGGCCTCTGCCAGCCCGGGCCAGCGTCAGAGGCCTGGGAGTGGGACACCTCAGGGGGCCAAGTCTGTCATGTCAGTTTCATCATCATCCGTCTCTTCTCAGTTGCCACAG GTCTCCACAGCAGGTAGCGGCGGTCTGCTCGGCTCGACTGCGTCCCTCCCCCTCGGGTTCGGGATGCTGGGCGGCCTGGTGCCCGTGTCCTTGCCCTTCCAGTTCCCCTCCCTGCTCAACCTGCCCACGCTGGCCACAGCGGGCTCCAGTTCAGCAGCCAGCGGCTCCGCAGCCAGTAGCAATGCATCGTTCTCCACCCTGACCCAGA ATGTCAGTCAAAGCCAAGGAGGAGACGCCAAGAGGAAAACTCTATGA
- the trir gene encoding telomerase RNA component interacting RNase, whose product MDPGRARDKPSASGGGDGGSSGGSSPASPSGSPAPAAGPGQGQGQGPGGNAFANDGSFMEMFKKKMEEEERRRKKETPRTGGGDARATERGQAPVEKKPPPVTSFVGKRRGGVFLKTGMVAKKQKDDNEVVPGKSDAWSKYMAEVKKYKAHQCGDDDKTRPLVK is encoded by the exons ATGGATCCGGGACGCGCTCGCGACAAGCCCtcggcgagcggcggcggcgacggcggcagcagcggcgggtCCAGCCCCGCGTCGCCGTCCGGAAGCCCCGCGCCGGCAGCCGGCCcgggccagggccagggccaggggCCCGGCGGCAACGCGTTCGCCAACGACGGCAGCTTCATGGAGATGTtcaagaagaagatggaggaggaggagaggaggaggaaaaaggagacgCCGCGAACCGGCGGAGGGGACGCGAGAGCCACAGAGCGGGGACAGGCACCAGTGGAGAAGAAGCCCCCTCCCGTGACCAGCTTT GTGGGGAAGCGCAGAGGCGGTGTGTTCCTAAAGACCGGCATGGTTGCAAAGAAGCAGAAAGACGACAACGAA GTTGTTCCAGGCAAGAGTGACGCCTGGTCAAAGTACATGGCTGAGGTGAAAAAGTACAAAGCCCACCAGTGTGGCGACGACGATAAAACCAGGCCTCTGGTCAAGTAG
- the junbb gene encoding junB proto-oncogene, AP-1 transcription factor subunit b, which produces MSTKMEQPFYHDDSFLSAYGHSDAALHDYKLLKQNMNLNLSEPYRSLKSQLRAEAEQYQGGQQDMMGSLKLASPELERLIIQNSNGVITTPTPGQYFYNRGITDEQEGFAEGFVKALDELHKMNHMPPPNVSIGAGGVTTCSAAAPSVFGSALQPEPPIYTTLNAYCPNTSLSSASSYPTATISYLPPHQQSHPQPSTHGAHHPFQHTLPGSGLHPQRLLALKEEPQTVPDLLSSDGSPPMSPIDLETQERIKAERKRLRNRLAATKCRKRKLERIARLEEKVKGLKNDNAGLSNTASVLRDQVAQLKQKVLTHVSSGCQLMLTSKMEAF; this is translated from the coding sequence ATGTCTACAAAGATGGAACAGCCTTTTTACCACGACGACTCGTTTCTGTCGGCTTACGGCCACTCCGACGCGGCATTGCACGACTACAAGCTGCTGAAGCAGAACATGAATTTGAACTTGTCCGAGCCCTATCGCAGCTTGAAGTCCCAGCTGAGGGCCGAGGCGGAGCAGTACCAGGGGGGGCAGCAGGACATGATGGGGTCTCTGAAGCTCGCGTCCCCGGAGCTCGAGAGGCTCATCATCCAAAACAGCAACGGCGTGATCACCACTCCCACCCCCGGCCAGTACTTCTACAACCGCGGCATCACCGACGAGCAGGAGGGGTTCGCTGAGGGGTTCGTCAAAGCCCTGGACGAGCTGCACAAGATGAACCACATGCCCCCTCCCAATGTGTCCATCGGCGCCGGCGGAGTTACGACGTGTTCGGCGGCGGCACCCAGTGTCTTCGGCTCCGCCCTGCAGCCGGAGCCTCCCATCTACACAACACTGAACGCCTACTGCCCGAACACGAGTCTCTCTTCCGCATCCAGCTACCCCACGGCCACCATCAGCTACCTGCCGCCGCACCAGCAGAGCCACCCGCAGCCGTCGACGCACGGCGCGCACCACCCGTTCCAGCACACGCTGCCCGGCTCCGGGCTCCATCCGCAGCGGCTCCTCGCTCTGAAGGAGGAGCCCCAGACCGTGCCCGACCTCCTGAGCAGCGACGGCTCGCCTCCGATGTCTCCCATCGACCTGGAGACCCAGGAGCGCATCAAGGCGGAGCGCAAGAGGCTGCGCAACCGACTCGCGGCCACCAAGTGCCGGAAACGCAAGCTGGAGCGCATCGCCcggctggaggagaaggtgaagggCCTGAAGAACGATAACGCGGGGCTCTCCAACACCGCGTCGGTGCTGCGGGACCAGGTCGCCCAGCTCAAGCAGAAGGTCCTGACGCACGTGAGCAGCGGCTGTCAGCTGATGCTCACCAGCAAGATGGAGGCGTTTTGA